Proteins found in one Homalodisca vitripennis isolate AUS2020 chromosome 4, UT_GWSS_2.1, whole genome shotgun sequence genomic segment:
- the LOC124360803 gene encoding uncharacterized protein LOC124360803 isoform X1 → MTVGTEMLPFLNVTCAECLDLGPPPDSILAIPPPPLPNFLLRAPANHTTSCGAVCDWTSTHAEFIELPVYDDDGEYTDQGAAPGKRFDVPMGNAWLFLLVTSCVGVLVIGSLFALFLFGLKQYFRERGAKVTQPPDHGRACEAVLYPGTVPDSRVLWATLTPRGTAHHVAPPPPKPPHRSFDNSGYIDPDDYLRVRPRVSSPTRIEHPNLPPLNLHRSFRRESDTAPIV, encoded by the exons ATGACTGTCGGCACTGAGATGTTGCCGTTCCTGAACGTTACCTGTGCCGAATGTCTGGATCTCGGCCCTCCCCCGGACTCCATCCTGGCCATACCGCCTCCTCCTCTGCCGAACTTTCTGCTGCGAGCTCCTGCTAACCATACCACGTCCTGCGGCGCCGTCTGCGACTGGACCTCTACCCATGCTGAGTTCATCGAGCTCCCGGTCTACG ACGACGACGGCGAGTACACGGACCAGGGTGCTGCTCCCGGCAAGAGGTTTG ACGTTCCCATGGGAAATGCCTGGCTTTTTTTGCTAGTTACATCCTGCGTAGGCGTACTCGTCATCGGCTCCCTCTTTGCACTCTTTCTCTTCGGGCTGAAACA GTATTTCAGGGAACGTGGCGCTAAAGTGACGCAGCCTCCAGATCACGGCAGGGCTTGTGAGGCGGTCTTGTACCCCGGGACTGTGCCGGACTCCAGGGTCCTCTGGGCGACCCTCACCCCACGGGGGACCGCTCACCACGTCGCCCCTCCTCCCCCGAAACCCCCACACAGGAGCTTCGACAATTCTGGCTACATCGACCCAGACGACTACCTGAGGGTGCGCCCCCGTGTCTCCTCCCCCACCAGGATAGAGCACCCCAACCTGCCTCCCCTCAACCTGCACAGGAGCTTCCGCAGGGAGTCCGACACTGCCCCCATCGTCTGA
- the LOC124360803 gene encoding uncharacterized protein LOC124360803 isoform X2 yields MTVGTEMLPFLNVTCAECLDLGPPPDSILAIPPPPLPNFLLRAPANHTTSCGAVCDWTSTHAEFIELPVYDVPMGNAWLFLLVTSCVGVLVIGSLFALFLFGLKQYFRERGAKVTQPPDHGRACEAVLYPGTVPDSRVLWATLTPRGTAHHVAPPPPKPPHRSFDNSGYIDPDDYLRVRPRVSSPTRIEHPNLPPLNLHRSFRRESDTAPIV; encoded by the exons ATGACTGTCGGCACTGAGATGTTGCCGTTCCTGAACGTTACCTGTGCCGAATGTCTGGATCTCGGCCCTCCCCCGGACTCCATCCTGGCCATACCGCCTCCTCCTCTGCCGAACTTTCTGCTGCGAGCTCCTGCTAACCATACCACGTCCTGCGGCGCCGTCTGCGACTGGACCTCTACCCATGCTGAGTTCATCGAGCTCCCGGTCTACG ACGTTCCCATGGGAAATGCCTGGCTTTTTTTGCTAGTTACATCCTGCGTAGGCGTACTCGTCATCGGCTCCCTCTTTGCACTCTTTCTCTTCGGGCTGAAACA GTATTTCAGGGAACGTGGCGCTAAAGTGACGCAGCCTCCAGATCACGGCAGGGCTTGTGAGGCGGTCTTGTACCCCGGGACTGTGCCGGACTCCAGGGTCCTCTGGGCGACCCTCACCCCACGGGGGACCGCTCACCACGTCGCCCCTCCTCCCCCGAAACCCCCACACAGGAGCTTCGACAATTCTGGCTACATCGACCCAGACGACTACCTGAGGGTGCGCCCCCGTGTCTCCTCCCCCACCAGGATAGAGCACCCCAACCTGCCTCCCCTCAACCTGCACAGGAGCTTCCGCAGGGAGTCCGACACTGCCCCCATCGTCTGA